A portion of the Pseudomonadota bacterium genome contains these proteins:
- the cydC gene encoding thiol reductant ABC exporter subunit CydC, whose protein sequence is MYFDKRLWAFTSGMRWRIGLSVVVGLLAAAVGVGRLALLGWLIALVFQGAGLDELILPIVLVAVVMVLRGVLEYVRTMVAHKTAALAQARIRKALYDKAISLGPAWFGLERTGDVILSVVDGVEQLQTYFGEFLPQVLIALLTPIIIFCFVAYLDLPVAAVLVAGALVTLIAPTIFHQLDYKASLRRAKAYSDFGAEFLDSVQGLATLKAFGQAGARGRRLAERAHVLARGTLWVNATNALGRGITDAGIAIAAALALGLGAYRVVDGSMSLEALLIILMMGVELFRPLRDLRAQLHTGMLGQAAAQSIFRVLEADPVVKDTGHASADNLEPVVAFDHVTFTYPGNDAAAHADLDFTVAPGERVGIVGPSGAGKSSIVRLLLRFYDPQSGRITIGGTDIRDLSFNDLRSQFAVVNQDTYLFHGTVEDNLRFGKPDATHDELVAAARAANAHGFIERLPQGYETVVGERGIKLSGGQRQRIAIARALLRDAPILVLDEALSAVDAENEAVIQQALDRLMQGRTTLIFAHRLSSIIDADRILVLDEGRIVEEGRHDDLMARGGAYVRLMGEQAAERGDDTFDRPPEPEVAALSAADTRDLDTHMAQVEPTDAILRAQGLGWAGAARELLRFVTVERLKLAFTFIFGVTRVLAFIGVGVLSALIVARVRAEQPFDDLLVWLAIAAPLAGILHWLESWFAHDMAFKLLAEMRIRLFDKLEKLAPAYLLRRRTGDLAAMATQDVETVEYFYAHTVAPAFVAVLVPTAVLVTLIAFGWELALSLVPFLAIVVLSPFLMRKRLDKLGSRARESLGELNAFAVDSIQGLAEIIAFQQARRRGDIFVGLIHRVQNLRLSFYRDLTVQAALLEVATGLGGLAIIVTGAVLVRGGNLDASLLPLLTLLAMAAFLPVSEIAHIGRQLADTLGATRRIFAVEHEAVAVTDGPGVPARADSGGAALTLDRATYTYDGRREPALDDVSLQMAAGTTVALVGPSGAGKTTLAHLLVRFWDPQQGAVAMDGHDLKDYQLDDLRQRVALVAQDTYLFNQTLRENILIARPEASGEELEAAVARASLDEVIGGLPRGLDTPVGERGMRLSGGQRQRVAIARAFLKDSPVLVLDEATSHLDAANERAVRHALDELMQDRTTVVIAHRLSTVRHADQIVVMQDGRIVEQGQHDDLVGKSGLYARLVSRQMAGAAAAAR, encoded by the coding sequence ATGTACTTCGACAAAAGATTGTGGGCCTTCACCTCGGGAATGCGCTGGCGCATCGGGCTTTCCGTGGTGGTCGGTCTGCTTGCCGCGGCGGTGGGCGTCGGACGCCTGGCGTTGCTTGGATGGTTGATCGCCCTGGTTTTCCAGGGTGCCGGCCTTGATGAGCTCATTTTGCCGATCGTCTTGGTCGCGGTCGTCATGGTGCTGCGCGGCGTGCTCGAATACGTGCGCACCATGGTCGCGCACAAGACCGCCGCATTGGCCCAGGCGCGTATCAGAAAGGCGCTCTACGACAAGGCCATTTCGCTTGGACCGGCGTGGTTCGGCCTGGAGCGCACCGGCGACGTCATCCTCTCCGTCGTTGACGGTGTCGAACAGCTTCAGACCTATTTTGGCGAGTTCCTGCCTCAGGTTCTGATCGCGCTGCTGACGCCGATCATCATTTTCTGTTTTGTCGCCTACCTTGACCTGCCGGTTGCCGCCGTGCTGGTCGCCGGTGCGCTTGTCACACTGATCGCGCCGACAATTTTCCACCAGCTGGACTACAAGGCCAGTCTGCGGCGCGCCAAGGCCTATAGCGACTTTGGCGCGGAGTTCCTCGACTCGGTTCAGGGTCTTGCGACTCTCAAGGCTTTCGGCCAGGCCGGAGCGCGCGGGCGCAGGTTGGCCGAGCGCGCACACGTCTTGGCGCGTGGCACGCTTTGGGTCAACGCGACCAATGCGCTTGGTCGCGGTATCACCGATGCCGGCATCGCCATCGCCGCGGCGTTGGCCCTTGGTCTTGGCGCCTACCGCGTGGTCGATGGCTCGATGAGCCTGGAGGCGCTGCTGATCATCCTGATGATGGGTGTCGAGCTGTTCCGCCCCTTGCGCGACCTCAGGGCCCAGCTGCATACCGGCATGCTGGGACAGGCGGCAGCCCAGTCGATCTTCCGCGTGCTGGAGGCCGATCCCGTGGTCAAGGACACCGGCCACGCATCGGCGGACAATCTTGAGCCGGTGGTCGCATTTGACCACGTCACCTTCACCTATCCCGGCAACGACGCGGCGGCGCACGCGGATCTCGACTTTACGGTCGCGCCGGGCGAGCGCGTCGGCATTGTCGGCCCCAGCGGTGCCGGTAAATCGTCGATCGTGCGTCTGCTGTTGCGCTTCTACGATCCACAGTCCGGCCGCATCACCATCGGCGGCACGGACATCCGTGATCTTTCCTTCAACGATCTGCGTTCGCAGTTCGCGGTGGTCAATCAGGACACCTATCTGTTCCACGGCACGGTCGAGGACAACTTGCGTTTCGGCAAGCCGGACGCGACCCACGACGAGCTGGTCGCGGCCGCGCGCGCCGCGAACGCCCACGGTTTCATCGAACGCCTGCCACAGGGTTACGAGACCGTGGTCGGCGAACGCGGCATCAAGCTTTCCGGCGGTCAGCGCCAGCGCATCGCCATTGCGCGTGCTCTGTTGCGCGACGCGCCGATTCTGGTTCTCGACGAAGCGCTCTCGGCCGTCGACGCGGAGAACGAGGCGGTCATCCAGCAGGCGCTGGATCGTTTGATGCAGGGTCGCACCACCCTGATCTTCGCCCATCGCCTGTCCAGCATCATCGATGCCGACCGTATCCTGGTGCTGGACGAGGGCCGGATTGTCGAGGAGGGCCGCCACGACGACCTGATGGCGCGCGGTGGCGCCTATGTCCGGCTGATGGGCGAGCAGGCCGCCGAGCGCGGCGACGACACCTTCGATCGTCCGCCGGAGCCGGAGGTCGCCGCATTGTCAGCCGCCGACACGCGCGATCTGGACACCCACATGGCCCAAGTCGAGCCGACCGACGCCATCCTGCGCGCCCAGGGCCTGGGTTGGGCCGGCGCGGCGCGGGAGCTGTTGCGCTTCGTTACGGTCGAGCGGCTGAAGCTCGCCTTCACCTTTATCTTCGGTGTCACCCGGGTGCTTGCCTTTATCGGTGTCGGCGTACTGTCGGCACTGATCGTCGCTCGTGTGCGGGCTGAACAGCCATTCGACGATCTGCTGGTCTGGCTCGCCATCGCCGCGCCGTTGGCGGGCATTCTGCATTGGCTGGAGTCGTGGTTCGCCCATGATATGGCGTTCAAGCTGCTGGCGGAAATGCGCATCCGCCTGTTCGACAAGCTGGAGAAACTCGCGCCCGCCTATCTTCTGAGGCGGCGCACCGGCGATCTCGCCGCCATGGCGACGCAGGATGTCGAGACGGTCGAGTACTTCTATGCGCACACGGTGGCGCCAGCCTTCGTCGCAGTCCTGGTGCCGACGGCGGTGCTGGTCACGTTGATCGCGTTCGGCTGGGAGCTCGCGCTCTCGCTGGTGCCGTTCCTCGCGATTGTCGTCTTGAGCCCGTTCCTGATGCGCAAGCGTCTCGACAAGCTGGGCTCGCGAGCGCGCGAGTCGCTCGGCGAACTCAACGCTTTCGCCGTCGATTCAATCCAGGGCCTGGCTGAGATCATCGCCTTCCAACAGGCAAGGCGGCGTGGCGACATCTTCGTCGGTCTGATCCACCGGGTGCAGAACCTGCGCCTGTCGTTCTACCGCGACCTCACCGTGCAGGCGGCGCTGCTGGAGGTCGCGACCGGCCTTGGCGGCCTTGCCATCATCGTGACCGGCGCGGTTTTGGTGCGTGGCGGCAATCTCGACGCCAGTCTCCTGCCGCTCCTTACCCTGCTTGCCATGGCGGCCTTCCTGCCGGTCTCCGAGATCGCCCATATCGGTCGCCAGCTTGCCGATACCCTGGGTGCGACGCGCCGGATCTTCGCGGTTGAACACGAAGCCGTGGCGGTCACCGATGGTCCGGGCGTACCGGCGCGAGCCGACAGCGGCGGCGCGGCGCTGACCCTGGACCGCGCGACCTACACCTATGACGGCCGGCGCGAACCGGCGCTCGACGATGTCTCGCTTCAGATGGCCGCCGGCACGACGGTGGCGCTGGTCGGACCATCCGGTGCGGGCAAGACCACGCTGGCGCACCTCTTGGTGCGTTTCTGGGATCCGCAGCAGGGCGCCGTCGCCATGGACGGCCACGACCTCAAGGACTACCAGCTTGATGACCTGCGCCAGCGCGTCGCCCTGGTCGCCCAGGACACTTACCTGTTCAATCAGACTCTGCGCGAGAACATCCTGATCGCGCGCCCTGAGGCGAGCGGCGAGGAACTTGAGGCGGCGGTCGCGCGTGCGTCGCTCGACGAAGTCATCGGCGGTCTGCCGCGCGGTCTCGACACGCCGGTCGGCGAGCGCGGCATGCGCCTTTCCGGCGGCCAACGTCAGCGTGTCGCGATCGCGCGCGCGTTCCTGAAGGACTCGCCCGTCCTGGTGCTCGATGAGGCGACCAGCCATCTCGATGCCGCCAACGAACGCGCGGTGCGCCATGCCCTCGACGAACTCATGCAGGACCGCACCACCGTCGTCATTGCCCATCGCTTGTCGACCGTGCGCCATGCCGATCAGATCGTCGTCATGCAAGACGGCCGCATTGTCGAGCAGGGCCAGCATGACGACCTGGTCGGCAAGTCTGGTCTCTATGCCCGCCTGGTGTCCCGTCAAATGGCCGGCGCCGCCGCGGCGGCGCGCTGA
- a CDS encoding GNAT family N-acetyltransferase — protein sequence MDIRTATTDDLPALLALYRKLHPTDSAVSLEDAADILDRYRCYAGSDIFLGIVEGTFVASCALVIIPNLTRGGLPYGLIENVVTDPDHRKRGYGKAMLQAATAAAWRHGCYKVMLLTGSTNPATIRFYGDAGFEQTKTGFQIRRPA from the coding sequence ATGGACATCAGAACCGCCACGACCGACGACCTACCGGCGTTGCTCGCCCTCTATCGTAAGCTCCATCCAACCGATAGCGCCGTTTCACTCGAGGATGCCGCCGACATCCTCGATCGCTACCGCTGTTACGCCGGCAGCGACATCTTCCTTGGTATCGTCGAGGGAACGTTTGTCGCGAGCTGCGCGCTGGTTATCATCCCCAACCTGACACGCGGCGGCTTGCCCTATGGTCTTATCGAAAACGTCGTGACCGATCCCGATCACCGCAAGCGCGGCTATGGCAAAGCGATGTTGCAGGCGGCCACGGCCGCCGCCTGGCGTCACGGCTGCTACAAGGTCATGCTGCTGACAGGCTCGACCAATCCGGCGACGATCCGTTTCTATGGCGATGCCGGTTTCGAACAGACCAAGACCGGTTTTCAGATACGCCGGCCCGCGTAG
- a CDS encoding glucose 1-dehydrogenase yields MGRLDGKVALITGGASGIGKSTAERFSEEGATVALSDLDLAGAERVANGLAAESMALTHDVTDEDAWISVTRAVTDRFGRLDILLNSAGIGDSTTVEETTYEDWKRVMAINADGTFLGCKHGVIAMKPKGGSIINMSSVSGLIGGHNMCAYNASKGAVRLLTKSVALHCANEGYGIRCNSVHPAFIMTPMVEGLVSRHKSPDVVMGKLARQIPVGRIGEAHEVADMIVYLASDESRFVTGAEFVIDGGLTA; encoded by the coding sequence ATGGGACGGTTGGACGGCAAGGTCGCCTTGATCACGGGCGGGGCGTCGGGCATCGGCAAGAGTACGGCCGAACGCTTTTCCGAGGAAGGCGCGACCGTCGCGCTCAGCGACCTTGATCTTGCCGGCGCCGAGCGCGTTGCCAACGGTCTTGCCGCAGAGAGTATGGCACTTACCCATGACGTCACCGACGAAGACGCCTGGATCAGTGTCACCAGGGCCGTGACCGATCGATTCGGCCGATTGGACATTCTGCTCAACAGCGCCGGCATCGGCGACTCGACAACCGTTGAGGAGACAACCTACGAGGACTGGAAGCGAGTCATGGCGATCAATGCCGACGGCACCTTCCTGGGCTGCAAGCATGGCGTCATCGCCATGAAACCCAAAGGCGGTTCGATCATCAACATGTCGTCGGTGTCAGGGCTTATCGGCGGGCACAACATGTGCGCCTACAACGCCAGCAAGGGCGCCGTTCGTCTGCTTACGAAATCGGTCGCGCTTCATTGCGCCAACGAGGGCTACGGCATTCGCTGTAACTCCGTGCATCCGGCCTTCATCATGACGCCCATGGTCGAAGGGCTGGTCAGCCGGCACAAGTCTCCAGATGTTGTGATGGGCAAGCTGGCACGGCAGATTCCGGTTGGTCGCATTGGCGAGGCCCACGAGGTCGCCGACATGATCGTCTATCTGGCTAGCGACGAATCCCGGTTCGTCACCGGTGCGGAGTTTGTTATCGATGGTGGTCTGACGGCCTAG
- a CDS encoding MATE family efflux transporter, with translation MTHSTTLAGMPARYWRSEAVALIALAAPLSLAFLAQMAITVTDVVMMGWLGPDDLAAGSLASNYNALFFFFGTGLGTAVAPMIAHALGARRLSEVRPITQCGIILVLALSLPFGVGIWWGADVLVLIGQDPENARRAEGYLRTVIWALPTAMIFVVLRNFVAAHSRPRSALVVVVLAIGVNAVANYALMFGNWGAPRLELAGAGLATSIADAFMAFALLGYILTDRRFRRYHLWARITTIDPTIMREMLRIGVPIGFTILAEMGLFMVTTFMAGLIDTMTLAAHAIAMQTAGVAFMIPFGLAQAASVRIGLAAGSGRHDDVRRAGWVALYLGFATSLTAAILIWFGAPLIVDGFLDLEDAATAPLVPIALSFLAVIAFMQIFDTTQAVAAGVLRGLKDTRVPMVYAVIGYWGIGLAASILLGFGAGWGGVGIWIGTGIGLAVVSLLLIARFRRMDLQRAAAAAPAI, from the coding sequence GTGACACATTCAACGACTTTGGCCGGCATGCCGGCTCGATACTGGCGCAGCGAAGCCGTTGCGCTCATCGCGCTCGCCGCGCCGCTGTCGCTTGCCTTCCTGGCGCAGATGGCGATCACCGTGACCGATGTGGTCATGATGGGCTGGCTCGGCCCCGACGATCTGGCGGCGGGCTCGCTCGCCAGTAACTACAACGCCCTGTTCTTCTTCTTCGGCACTGGCCTGGGCACGGCGGTCGCGCCGATGATCGCCCACGCGCTGGGCGCCAGGCGGCTCAGCGAGGTGCGGCCGATCACCCAATGCGGCATCATCCTGGTGCTGGCGCTGTCGCTGCCGTTCGGCGTCGGCATATGGTGGGGTGCCGACGTGTTGGTCCTGATCGGCCAGGACCCGGAGAACGCGCGGCGCGCCGAAGGTTACCTGCGCACCGTCATCTGGGCGCTGCCGACCGCGATGATCTTCGTCGTGCTGCGCAACTTCGTCGCTGCCCACAGCCGGCCACGCAGCGCGCTGGTCGTCGTCGTGCTGGCGATTGGCGTCAACGCCGTCGCCAACTATGCGCTGATGTTCGGCAACTGGGGTGCGCCCCGCCTGGAACTGGCCGGCGCCGGTCTCGCAACATCGATCGCGGACGCGTTCATGGCGTTCGCCCTGCTCGGCTACATTCTGACCGACCGCCGCTTTCGCCGCTATCACCTGTGGGCACGGATCACGACGATCGACCCCACGATCATGCGCGAGATGCTGCGCATCGGCGTGCCTATCGGTTTCACGATCCTGGCGGAGATGGGTCTTTTCATGGTCACGACCTTCATGGCCGGCCTGATCGACACGATGACGCTGGCCGCACATGCGATCGCCATGCAGACGGCTGGCGTCGCCTTCATGATCCCGTTCGGACTGGCGCAGGCGGCAAGCGTCCGGATCGGCCTCGCCGCCGGCAGCGGTCGCCATGACGATGTCAGACGCGCAGGATGGGTGGCGCTTTACCTGGGTTTCGCGACTTCGCTGACCGCCGCCATCCTTATCTGGTTCGGCGCGCCATTGATCGTCGACGGTTTTCTCGACCTGGAGGACGCGGCGACCGCCCCGCTGGTACCAATCGCGCTATCGTTCCTGGCCGTCATCGCTTTCATGCAGATCTTCGACACGACCCAGGCCGTCGCCGCCGGCGTGCTGCGCGGCTTGAAGGACACGCGCGTTCCGATGGTCTACGCGGTGATCGGTTACTGGGGCATCGGCCTAGCGGCGTCGATCCTGCTCGGCTTTGGCGCTGGCTGGGGCGGTGTCGGCATTTGGATAGGCACCGGCATTGGGCTTGCCGTCGTCTCGCTTCTGTTGATCGCGCGCTTCCGGCGCATGGATCTTCAGCGCGCCGCCGCGGCGGCGCCGGCCATTTGA
- a CDS encoding TetR/AcrR family transcriptional regulator, whose amino-acid sequence MSREQTDTRTKILQAALELLESSGGKGVRVGDIAKQAGISRQALYLHFATRAELLIAVTHYVDDMKDMDARLAPSRTAETGAERLDAFIEAWSAYIPEVYGVARALLAMRDTDEAAAAAWDKRMGDMREGCEAAIKALERDRMLSPEHDPDGATDILWTMLSVRNWEQLTITCGWTQGRYVSTLKTLARQIFVANDGGDWGETPSLIRG is encoded by the coding sequence ATGTCAAGAGAGCAAACGGACACACGCACAAAAATCCTTCAGGCCGCTTTGGAACTCCTGGAGTCGAGCGGCGGCAAGGGCGTTCGGGTCGGTGATATCGCGAAACAGGCGGGCATCAGCCGTCAGGCGCTCTATCTCCACTTCGCGACCAGGGCCGAGTTGCTGATCGCCGTGACGCACTATGTCGACGACATGAAGGACATGGATGCGCGCCTGGCGCCGAGTCGCACCGCCGAAACGGGCGCCGAACGGCTGGACGCCTTCATCGAGGCTTGGTCCGCCTACATTCCCGAGGTCTACGGCGTCGCACGGGCGCTGCTTGCCATGCGCGATACCGACGAGGCTGCCGCCGCAGCCTGGGACAAACGTATGGGGGACATGCGGGAAGGCTGCGAGGCCGCGATCAAGGCACTCGAACGCGATCGGATGTTGTCGCCAGAACACGATCCGGACGGCGCAACCGATATCCTTTGGACCATGCTGTCCGTGCGCAACTGGGAGCAATTGACGATCACCTGCGGATGGACGCAGGGGCGCTATGTCAGCACGCTCAAAACTCTCGCGCGACAGATCTTCGTCGCCAATGACGGCGGCGATTGGGGCGAGACCCCATCGCTGATCCGCGGTTAG
- a CDS encoding arginase family protein, which yields MDYPDWKETREGMWAAHLNFPMFDDETPSFMARPIATTKDDLEGADVVVIGSPYVSSSSDEWAGIGKEHWLAAPQRVRQQSIRYQSGYVQDFRLNVFDHLNVVDYGDADIPPEANVGKLDPELILKAQAAVESKVNDALDVGALPVVIGQNSPCGSYAIAKCVAEHTTGNVGVVSLDTHWDIFRLCPQTKDPRIAGGFCWLYKTLEFHDNIHARNLVEIGPRGMLEASDVVEELIDRGAAFYSGWDVRQQGVEAVCKGLDHAYNGTQAVYGHFDMDVLGGAGPAPGDILGELAEPIGLTDYECIRIAHELGLRGVDGFSFICIPPGSPVMYRVIVYIIMYLLAGKAMSVRRNV from the coding sequence ATGGACTATCCTGACTGGAAAGAGACCCGCGAGGGCATGTGGGCCGCGCATCTGAACTTCCCGATGTTCGACGACGAGACACCGAGCTTCATGGCGCGGCCGATCGCTACGACGAAGGATGATCTTGAAGGCGCCGATGTCGTTGTTATCGGCAGCCCCTATGTTTCGAGTTCGTCGGATGAGTGGGCCGGCATTGGCAAGGAGCACTGGCTCGCCGCGCCGCAGCGGGTGCGCCAGCAATCAATTCGCTATCAGTCGGGCTACGTGCAGGACTTTCGCCTTAACGTGTTCGATCATCTGAATGTCGTCGACTACGGCGACGCCGATATTCCGCCTGAGGCCAATGTCGGCAAGCTCGACCCCGAACTTATCCTCAAGGCCCAGGCCGCCGTCGAGAGCAAGGTGAACGACGCGCTGGATGTCGGCGCTCTGCCGGTTGTCATCGGCCAAAACTCGCCCTGCGGTTCCTACGCTATCGCCAAATGTGTGGCCGAACACACGACCGGCAATGTCGGTGTCGTCAGCCTGGATACCCACTGGGATATCTTCCGTTTGTGTCCACAGACCAAGGACCCGCGTATCGCCGGCGGCTTCTGCTGGCTCTACAAGACGCTGGAGTTCCACGACAATATCCATGCTCGTAATCTGGTCGAGATCGGTCCGCGTGGCATGCTGGAAGCCTCCGACGTGGTCGAGGAGCTGATTGATCGCGGCGCCGCCTTCTATTCCGGCTGGGATGTGCGCCAGCAAGGTGTCGAGGCGGTCTGCAAGGGATTGGATCACGCCTACAACGGCACCCAGGCGGTATACGGTCACTTCGACATGGACGTTCTGGGCGGCGCCGGCCCGGCGCCCGGCGACATCCTCGGCGAACTCGCCGAACCCATCGGCCTGACCGACTACGAGTGCATCCGCATTGCGCATGAACTCGGTCTGCGCGGCGTTGACGGATTCTCTTTCATCTGCATTCCGCCGGGCTCGCCGGTGATGTACCGCGTCATCGTCTATATCATCATGTACCTGCTGGCCGGTAAGGCGATGTCCGTGCGACGCAATGTCTGA
- a CDS encoding anthrone oxygenase family protein yields the protein MFSDWFLIVCAVSAIACGLVSGVFLTFSDFVMRSLNGAHTPAGVEVMQIINREVYRSVFMVLLIGMAVLSPLLIVLAYIGANGPALTWMTLGGAIYLIGVFMVTIVFNVPMNKRLDKELYAAAEAARYWTSTYWPRWTSWNHVRTAGAALAAACYLIACVYLVQPV from the coding sequence ATGTTTTCGGATTGGTTTCTCATCGTCTGCGCGGTCTCGGCAATCGCGTGCGGGCTTGTGTCAGGCGTCTTTCTGACGTTTTCCGACTTCGTCATGCGATCCCTCAACGGGGCACACACGCCCGCCGGGGTCGAGGTGATGCAGATCATCAACCGGGAAGTCTATCGATCGGTTTTCATGGTTCTGCTGATCGGCATGGCGGTGTTGTCACCGTTGCTGATCGTCCTCGCCTATATCGGCGCGAACGGACCGGCCCTGACCTGGATGACTTTGGGCGGCGCGATCTATCTGATCGGCGTGTTCATGGTGACGATCGTCTTCAATGTCCCAATGAACAAGCGGCTCGACAAAGAACTCTACGCGGCGGCAGAGGCAGCGCGATACTGGACGTCAACCTATTGGCCGCGCTGGACATCTTGGAACCACGTGCGCACGGCAGGCGCCGCGTTGGCCGCGGCCTGCTATCTAATCGCCTGTGTCTACCTGGTTCAGCCGGTCTGA
- a CDS encoding SDR family oxidoreductase, with the protein MKLIIFGATGTVGRHLVEQALDQGHDVTAFARHPEALTHDHPHLTRLAGDVLDPDDVRAGVRGHDAALIALGAGRKGTVRAAGTRNIVDAMREEGPRRLVCETTLGVGDSRPLLTFFWKRIMFGLLLRPAYADHVAQEAVIQESDLDWVIVRPGAFIDGPMTGTYKHGFPATEKNLKLKIARADVADFMLRQLTDNTYLHRTPALSY; encoded by the coding sequence ATGAAACTCATCATTTTTGGCGCAACTGGTACGGTTGGACGGCATCTGGTGGAACAGGCGCTTGACCAGGGCCACGATGTGACGGCGTTCGCGCGCCACCCCGAAGCGCTCACACATGATCACCCGCATCTGACCCGTCTGGCGGGCGACGTTCTAGATCCCGACGACGTCAGGGCGGGGGTGCGCGGTCATGACGCCGCGTTGATCGCGCTTGGCGCCGGACGCAAGGGGACGGTGCGCGCGGCGGGAACGCGGAACATTGTCGACGCGATGCGTGAAGAAGGTCCGCGGCGACTCGTCTGCGAGACGACGCTTGGCGTCGGCGACAGCCGTCCGCTGCTCACCTTCTTCTGGAAACGCATCATGTTCGGCCTGCTGCTGCGGCCGGCCTATGCCGACCACGTCGCGCAGGAAGCCGTGATCCAAGAAAGCGACCTCGACTGGGTCATCGTGCGCCCCGGCGCATTCATCGATGGGCCGATGACCGGCACGTACAAGCACGGTTTTCCGGCAACAGAGAAAAATCTGAAGCTGAAGATCGCGCGCGCCGACGTCGCCGATTTCATGCTGCGGCAGCTCACCGACAACACCTATCTGCATCGCACGCCGGCGCTGTCCTACTGA
- a CDS encoding class II aldolase/adducin family protein gives MSELIERLDQARHGMSEAEWGARCDLAACYQLVDFYGWSDLSGTHISARIPGTEHFLINPYGLLFDQITASSLVKVDHEGRVVGDSDYPINPAGFLIHSCIHRARPDVSCVLHTHTRAGNAVAMQEDGLLPLSQKALIITGWTAYHDYEGVVLDADEQTRLVASLGDKMILILRNHGLLTCGESVGSAFVWMHRIEAACRYQIDGMAGGAPLHYPSEAVRQKTIEQGLKIFAPNGHARVGMEWPSLIAQLERERGTGYRS, from the coding sequence ATGAGTGAGCTGATTGAACGTCTCGATCAAGCCCGTCACGGAATGTCAGAGGCCGAATGGGGCGCGCGCTGCGATCTAGCCGCATGTTATCAGCTTGTCGATTTCTATGGTTGGTCGGACCTGTCGGGCACACATATCTCGGCACGCATCCCCGGCACCGAGCATTTTCTGATCAATCCCTATGGCCTGTTGTTCGACCAGATCACCGCGTCGTCGCTGGTCAAGGTCGATCATGAAGGCCGTGTCGTCGGCGACAGCGACTATCCGATCAACCCGGCCGGTTTCTTGATCCACAGCTGCATTCACCGTGCGCGGCCCGATGTGAGCTGTGTGCTGCACACCCACACGCGCGCCGGCAACGCGGTGGCGATGCAGGAAGACGGCCTGCTGCCGTTGTCGCAGAAAGCGCTCATCATCACGGGTTGGACGGCCTATCACGACTATGAAGGCGTGGTGCTGGATGCCGACGAACAGACGCGCCTTGTCGCCAGCCTGGGTGACAAGATGATCCTGATCTTGCGGAACCATGGCCTGCTCACTTGCGGCGAGAGTGTCGGCAGCGCCTTTGTCTGGATGCACCGCATCGAGGCCGCCTGCCGTTATCAGATCGACGGTATGGCCGGCGGCGCGCCATTGCACTATCCCAGTGAGGCCGTGCGGCAGAAGACGATCGAGCAGGGGCTCAAGATCTTCGCGCCGAACGGTCACGCCCGTGTTGGCATGGAGTGGCCGTCATTGATCGCCCAGCTCGAACGCGAGCGCGGCACGGGTTACCGGAGCTAG